From one Synechocystis sp. PCC 6803 substr. PCC-P genomic stretch:
- a CDS encoding DUF2442 domain-containing protein, protein MNSQVKTPWLKAISVFPLDNFQLQIKLENGQELILDLQTIIETNDNYWRLKNPRYFRQAQIDPLGGIAWPEGEDLSPTGLERYAKIAFPSTINDGLMS, encoded by the coding sequence ATGAACTCTCAGGTTAAAACTCCTTGGTTGAAGGCAATCAGTGTATTTCCTCTGGATAACTTTCAACTGCAAATCAAACTAGAAAATGGTCAAGAATTGATTCTGGATCTTCAAACAATCATTGAAACCAATGACAATTACTGGCGCTTAAAAAATCCCCGTTATTTCCGCCAAGCCCAGATAGATCCCCTGGGGGGCATTGCCTGGCCAGAAGGGGAAGACCTATCTCCCACTGGCCTAGAGCGTTACGCAAAGATTGCTTTTCCCTCCACTATCAACGATGGCTTGATGAGTTAG
- the topA gene encoding type I DNA topoisomerase — MSKLVIVESPTKARTIRNYLPQDYRVEASMGHVRDLPASAEEVPAAYKDKSWANLGVNVEDHFSPLYVIPKSKKKVVKELQTALKNADEVILATDEDREGESISWHLLQLLQPKVPIKRMVFHEITQEAIRSALENCRDIDENLVHAQETRRILDRLVGYTLSPLLWKKIAWGLSAGRVQSVAVRLIVQRERARRAFKTAGYWDLKAELEQNKNPFQAKLMTLGGTKLANGSDFDPNTGALLPDKQVVVLDEAQAIALKERLTGKPWAVVNTEEKPGVRKPSPPFTTSTLQQEANRKLGISARDTMRVAQKLYEEGYITYMRTDSVHLSDQAVTAARNCVQQMYGKEYLSPQPKQYTTKSKGAQEAHEAIRPAGTEFRIPNQTGLKDRELALYELIWKRTVACQMADARITQLSVLLKVEDAEFRAAGKRIDFPGYFRAYVEGSDDPDAALENQEVILPPLKVGDRPNCREIDTVGHETQPPARYTEASLVKTLESEGVGRPSTYASIIGTIIDRGYVQMRSKALTPTFTAFAVVSLLESHFPDLVDTGFTSRMEQKLDEIAIGKTQWLPYLQGFFLGESGLENQVKVRQDQIDPAIAKAIELENLAAKVKIGKFGPYIEIPQGEEIITASIPQDLTPADLNPEQVAVLLKQKTEGPDKVGIHPETGEPIFILIGAYGPYVQLGEATEENKKPKRTSLPKGVKPEDVTLEMAVGLLALPRNLGEHPESGKNIKASLGRFGPYVVHDQGKDGKDYRSLKGDDDVLTITLERALELLAEPKRGRGSRTPLKQLGLHPEDQEPVNLFKGPYGVYIKHGKVNASLPEGETEETITLEKALPLLAEKAGSGKKTSRKKATTTAKGTKKTTSKKASATGTAKKTTTKRTTRKKAASPDQSSEAG; from the coding sequence ATGTCCAAACTCGTTATCGTTGAATCCCCCACTAAAGCCCGCACTATCCGCAACTATCTGCCCCAGGATTATCGGGTGGAAGCTTCCATGGGCCATGTCCGGGATTTACCGGCTTCGGCGGAGGAAGTACCCGCGGCTTACAAAGATAAAAGTTGGGCTAATTTGGGAGTCAATGTGGAAGACCATTTCAGTCCCCTTTATGTGATTCCCAAAAGCAAAAAGAAAGTAGTTAAGGAATTGCAAACTGCCCTGAAAAATGCCGACGAAGTAATTCTGGCCACGGACGAAGACCGGGAAGGAGAAAGTATTAGCTGGCATTTGTTGCAACTGCTCCAGCCCAAAGTGCCCATTAAACGGATGGTGTTCCACGAAATTACCCAGGAAGCCATTCGCAGTGCGCTGGAGAATTGCCGCGATATTGACGAGAATTTAGTCCATGCCCAGGAAACCCGCCGCATTTTAGACCGTTTGGTGGGCTATACCCTTTCCCCTTTGCTCTGGAAAAAAATTGCTTGGGGACTATCCGCTGGCCGGGTGCAGTCGGTGGCGGTGCGGTTGATTGTGCAGCGGGAACGGGCCCGCCGGGCCTTTAAGACCGCTGGTTACTGGGACTTAAAAGCAGAACTGGAACAGAATAAAAATCCTTTTCAGGCCAAGTTGATGACCTTGGGGGGCACTAAATTAGCCAATGGTAGCGATTTTGATCCCAATACTGGTGCGTTGTTGCCCGATAAACAGGTGGTGGTGCTGGATGAAGCCCAGGCGATCGCCCTGAAGGAGCGTTTAACCGGCAAGCCCTGGGCAGTGGTCAATACCGAAGAAAAGCCCGGTGTCCGTAAACCGTCTCCCCCCTTTACCACTTCCACCCTGCAACAGGAAGCCAACCGCAAGTTAGGCATTTCCGCCCGGGATACGATGCGAGTGGCCCAAAAACTCTACGAAGAGGGTTACATCACCTATATGCGGACGGATTCGGTGCATCTTTCTGACCAAGCGGTGACGGCGGCCCGCAATTGCGTGCAACAAATGTACGGCAAAGAATACCTGAGTCCCCAGCCCAAGCAGTACACCACCAAAAGTAAAGGGGCCCAGGAAGCCCACGAAGCCATTCGCCCCGCTGGGACAGAGTTTCGCATTCCCAATCAAACAGGGTTAAAAGACCGGGAATTGGCCTTATATGAGTTGATCTGGAAACGGACGGTGGCCTGCCAGATGGCCGATGCCCGCATTACCCAACTGAGTGTGCTGTTAAAAGTGGAAGATGCGGAATTTCGCGCGGCGGGTAAACGCATTGATTTCCCCGGTTATTTCCGGGCCTACGTGGAAGGGTCTGATGATCCCGATGCCGCTCTGGAAAACCAAGAAGTGATTCTGCCCCCCCTCAAAGTTGGCGATCGCCCGAATTGCCGAGAAATTGATACCGTGGGCCACGAAACCCAACCCCCCGCCCGCTATACGGAAGCTTCGTTGGTGAAAACGCTGGAAAGTGAAGGGGTAGGCCGCCCTAGTACCTATGCCAGCATTATTGGCACCATTATCGACCGGGGTTATGTGCAAATGCGGAGCAAAGCTTTGACCCCCACCTTCACTGCCTTTGCGGTGGTGAGTTTACTGGAATCCCATTTCCCCGACTTAGTGGATACGGGTTTCACTTCCCGCATGGAGCAGAAGTTAGACGAAATTGCCATCGGTAAAACCCAGTGGCTCCCCTATTTACAGGGCTTTTTCCTGGGGGAATCGGGGCTAGAAAACCAAGTCAAAGTGCGCCAAGACCAGATCGACCCGGCGATCGCCAAGGCCATTGAGCTGGAAAACCTGGCCGCTAAGGTGAAAATTGGCAAGTTTGGCCCCTATATCGAAATTCCCCAGGGGGAAGAAATTATTACCGCTTCCATTCCTCAGGATCTAACTCCGGCAGACCTCAACCCCGAACAGGTGGCCGTGTTGCTCAAGCAAAAAACGGAGGGCCCCGATAAAGTCGGTATCCATCCTGAAACCGGGGAACCAATTTTCATCCTCATTGGAGCCTATGGCCCCTACGTCCAGCTAGGGGAAGCAACGGAGGAAAATAAGAAACCGAAACGCACTTCCCTGCCCAAGGGGGTTAAACCGGAGGATGTCACCCTGGAAATGGCAGTGGGATTGTTGGCCCTGCCCCGTAATTTGGGAGAACATCCGGAATCGGGCAAAAATATTAAAGCCAGTCTGGGTCGGTTTGGCCCCTACGTAGTCCATGACCAAGGTAAGGATGGCAAGGATTATCGTTCCCTCAAAGGGGATGATGATGTGTTGACCATCACCCTGGAACGGGCTTTGGAGTTGTTGGCGGAACCAAAACGGGGCCGGGGCAGCCGCACTCCCCTCAAACAATTGGGCTTACATCCCGAAGACCAGGAGCCGGTTAATTTGTTCAAAGGCCCCTATGGGGTTTACATCAAACATGGCAAAGTTAATGCCAGCTTGCCGGAGGGGGAAACGGAAGAAACCATTACCCTAGAAAAAGCTTTACCCCTGTTGGCGGAAAAGGCCGGCAGCGGTAAAAAAACTAGCCGTAAAAAAGCCACCACCACAGCGAAGGGCACTAAGAAAACCACTTCTAAAAAAGCTAGTGCCACTGGTACGGCCAAGAAGACCACCACTAAACGCACCACCCGGAAAAAAGCTGCCAGTCCAGACCAGTCCAGCGAGGCTGGTTAA
- a CDS encoding Uma2 family endonuclease, translating into MIHAIETTSSISLEEFLNLPETKPAQEYQNGKIIQKPMPQGKHSKLQTTLASEINQRAESHQLAYAFTELRCTFGERSLVPDITVFKWNNIPLDSRGQIVDRIDIPPDWIIEILSPDQSPLKVIEKISFALRNGCQLGWLVSPSENIVMVFQGNQLPETKMGKDPLAVLAELQEWFITPEIIFGWLSFERLK; encoded by the coding sequence ATGATTCATGCTATTGAGACAACGTCTAGCATTTCCCTAGAAGAATTCTTAAACTTACCGGAAACCAAACCTGCCCAAGAATATCAAAACGGAAAAATTATCCAGAAGCCAATGCCCCAGGGTAAACACAGTAAACTGCAAACCACCTTGGCTAGCGAAATTAATCAACGGGCAGAATCCCACCAGCTCGCCTATGCCTTCACAGAACTGCGCTGCACCTTCGGGGAAAGATCTCTTGTTCCAGACATTACTGTTTTCAAATGGAACAACATTCCCCTAGATAGTAGGGGGCAAATTGTTGACAGAATCGATATCCCCCCAGATTGGATCATTGAAATCCTCTCCCCAGATCAATCTCCCCTAAAAGTTATCGAAAAAATAAGTTTTGCCCTTAGGAATGGCTGTCAACTAGGTTGGCTTGTTTCTCCTAGTGAGAATATCGTTATGGTTTTCCAAGGGAACCAACTACCAGAAACAAAAATGGGTAAAGATCCCCTAGCTGTATTAGCCGAACTGCAAGAATGGTTCATCACTCCAGAGATAATTTTTGGCTGGCTGAGTTTTGAACGATTAAAATAG
- a CDS encoding RNA-guided endonuclease TnpB family protein, producing the protein MKLRYQYRFYPTNQQRQGLAQLFGCVRVVWNDALAFCKDSEKLPSYNALSKRLTECKQTEEKIWLTDVSAVPLQQSIRNLSAAYKNFFDSVNGKRKGKKVNPPKFKSRRSKQSATFTSAGFVLKDNDRIYLAKIGFLDVVWSRPLPSIPSSVTVIKDRANRYFLSFVVEVDPQQLADNGQSVGIDLGIIDFATLSTGEKIKSPKPLKAKLKRLRKCQRNLARKQKGSKRREKARLRVAKVHAKVKDTRTDFLHKLSTRLIRENQTVILEDLNTAGMMKNRRLSRAISDLGWRSFRTILEAKAVMYGREFRTISRWEPTSQRCSCCGEIGGKKELSVREWTCLFCGANHDRDINAATNILVAGGHSETKNGRGGKRQTTSVAASGEASTHRKAIQLTLFAS; encoded by the coding sequence ATGAAGCTAAGGTATCAGTACCGATTTTACCCCACAAACCAACAGCGACAGGGCTTAGCCCAGTTGTTCGGATGTGTGCGGGTAGTGTGGAACGATGCTTTAGCTTTTTGCAAAGATTCGGAAAAATTGCCTTCCTACAATGCCCTGTCTAAACGGTTGACGGAATGCAAACAAACAGAGGAGAAAATTTGGCTTACTGATGTTTCGGCAGTTCCATTACAGCAATCGATCAGAAATCTTAGTGCGGCTTACAAAAACTTTTTTGATTCAGTCAACGGGAAACGCAAGGGAAAAAAGGTTAATCCTCCTAAATTCAAAAGTCGAAGATCCAAACAGTCTGCTACTTTTACCAGTGCCGGATTTGTCTTAAAAGATAACGACAGAATTTACCTAGCGAAAATTGGATTTCTCGATGTGGTCTGGAGTCGCCCCTTACCGTCAATACCTAGTTCAGTGACGGTGATTAAGGATAGGGCTAATCGGTACTTTTTAAGCTTTGTTGTCGAAGTTGACCCACAACAATTAGCCGACAATGGGCAGTCCGTAGGGATTGATCTTGGCATCATCGACTTTGCCACTTTGAGTACTGGAGAGAAAATCAAATCTCCCAAACCCTTAAAGGCAAAGCTAAAGCGACTGAGGAAGTGCCAGCGCAATCTTGCTCGTAAACAAAAGGGCAGTAAGCGACGGGAAAAAGCTCGTTTAAGAGTGGCTAAAGTCCATGCCAAGGTAAAAGATACCCGCACTGACTTTTTGCATAAACTGTCCACCAGATTGATCCGTGAGAACCAAACGGTGATTTTGGAGGATTTAAACACCGCCGGGATGATGAAAAATCGTCGTCTCTCCCGTGCCATTTCTGACCTTGGTTGGCGTAGTTTTCGGACGATACTAGAAGCTAAGGCAGTCATGTACGGCAGGGAATTTCGGACGATTTCCCGTTGGGAACCCACTTCTCAACGTTGCTCCTGTTGTGGTGAAATTGGCGGCAAAAAAGAACTCTCTGTTAGAGAATGGACTTGCCTTTTTTGTGGGGCAAACCACGACAGAGATATAAATGCCGCAACAAACATACTGGTCGCCGGAGGGCATTCGGAGACTAAAAACGGACGTGGAGGAAAGCGTCAGACTACTTCGGTAGCGGCATCCGGTGAAGCGTCAACCCACCGAAAAGCTATTCAGTTAACTCTGTTTGCTTCGTAG
- a CDS encoding NIL domain-containing protein → MKKRVTLTFPRSAVQMPVTYRLAKDFNIAANIIRAQVAPNQVGKVVLELSGDIDQLEASLEWMRSQSIEVSLASREIVIDDQSCVDCGLCTGVCPTEALSLDPDSFRLMFRRSRCVVCEQCIPSCPVQAIATNF, encoded by the coding sequence ATGAAGAAGCGTGTGACCCTGACTTTTCCCCGTAGTGCGGTGCAAATGCCCGTCACTTATCGGCTGGCCAAGGATTTTAATATTGCCGCCAATATTATCCGAGCCCAGGTGGCCCCCAATCAGGTAGGCAAAGTAGTACTGGAATTGTCCGGGGACATTGACCAACTGGAAGCGTCTTTGGAGTGGATGCGCTCCCAGAGTATTGAAGTTTCCTTGGCTAGTCGGGAAATTGTCATTGATGACCAAAGTTGTGTAGATTGTGGCCTCTGTACCGGGGTTTGCCCTACGGAGGCTCTGAGTTTAGATCCGGATAGTTTTCGCTTGATGTTCCGTCGTTCCCGTTGTGTGGTCTGTGAGCAATGTATTCCTTCCTGCCCCGTCCAGGCGATCGCCACTAATTTCTAA
- a CDS encoding 1-acyl-sn-glycerol-3-phosphate acyltransferase, producing the protein MESPIQAQPPLDFLAPNLQPWLLRLGPLILPWWIRSQTAIAKIEAENLQVLAQAYGDFSQGKNRLLLAFRHPSINDPLCMGYLFWNLLPPALKKGALQPPPVSHSHFMYDRGIPLWGGDFLQWLFPRLGGTSIQRGKLDRPGLRSARDLMLNGQYPLAAAPEGATNGHNELISPLEPGIAQLGFWCAEDLRKAQRPEQTLILPVGIQYFYLTPPWREIENLLSQLENDCGIGPTTDHSLGEARLYERLYSLGEVMLDLMENFYRQFYQQNLPAVEDLAQSLQENFNNLETDPNQLLASRLQNLLHAALTVGEEYFQITPKGTLPDRCRRLEQAGWDCIYREDLRDEQTLFPVKKGLADRIAEEADLRMWHMRLVENFVAVTGHYVKEKPTVERFADTLLLLWNVITRMKGGNLNNRPILGRQRVQLTIGEPILVDDHYEDYKGNRKLAIAKVTEVLQEKLSALII; encoded by the coding sequence ATGGAATCCCCCATCCAAGCCCAACCCCCCCTGGACTTTTTAGCGCCCAATCTCCAGCCCTGGTTACTCCGGCTCGGGCCGCTGATTTTGCCCTGGTGGATCCGTTCTCAAACGGCGATCGCCAAAATTGAAGCCGAAAATTTGCAGGTTCTAGCTCAGGCCTACGGGGACTTTAGCCAAGGCAAAAACCGTTTACTCCTGGCTTTTCGTCACCCCAGCATCAACGATCCGTTATGTATGGGGTATTTATTTTGGAATTTATTACCGCCAGCTCTGAAAAAAGGTGCTCTCCAACCGCCACCGGTGAGCCACTCCCACTTTATGTATGACCGGGGCATTCCCCTCTGGGGAGGAGATTTTCTACAGTGGCTATTTCCCCGTTTAGGGGGCACTTCCATTCAGCGGGGGAAATTAGACCGCCCTGGCTTACGGTCTGCTCGGGATTTAATGCTCAACGGCCAATATCCCCTGGCCGCCGCCCCAGAAGGAGCCACCAACGGCCATAACGAACTCATTTCTCCCCTGGAACCGGGCATTGCCCAACTGGGATTTTGGTGTGCGGAGGATTTACGCAAAGCCCAAAGACCGGAGCAAACACTAATTCTACCGGTGGGTATTCAATATTTTTACCTCACCCCTCCTTGGCGAGAGATTGAAAATTTACTTTCCCAACTGGAAAACGACTGCGGCATTGGCCCCACCACTGACCATAGTTTGGGCGAAGCCAGATTATACGAACGCCTTTATAGCTTGGGGGAGGTAATGTTGGATCTGATGGAGAATTTTTACCGTCAGTTTTACCAACAAAACTTGCCAGCGGTGGAGGATTTAGCCCAAAGCCTGCAAGAGAATTTTAATAACCTTGAAACCGATCCCAATCAATTACTTGCTTCCCGCCTCCAAAATTTGCTCCATGCGGCATTAACGGTGGGGGAAGAATATTTTCAAATTACCCCGAAAGGAACGTTACCGGATCGTTGTCGACGCTTAGAACAAGCTGGTTGGGATTGTATTTATCGTGAAGATTTGCGGGACGAACAGACTTTATTCCCAGTTAAAAAGGGTCTAGCGGATCGCATTGCAGAAGAGGCAGATTTAAGAATGTGGCATATGCGCTTGGTGGAAAATTTTGTCGCAGTGACGGGGCATTACGTCAAAGAAAAACCGACGGTGGAACGGTTTGCCGACACTCTTTTATTACTTTGGAATGTCATTACCCGCATGAAGGGGGGCAACTTGAACAATCGTCCCATCCTAGGTCGTCAGCGGGTTCAATTAACCATTGGTGAGCCGATTTTGGTGGATGATCATTATGAAGATTACAAAGGTAATCGCAAACTGGCGATCGCCAAGGTAACTGAAGTTTTGCAGGAAAAGTTATCCGCACTAATTATTTAA
- a CDS encoding bluetail domain-containing putative surface protein, whose translation MTSWLVTCLSVLLITNGIIIDGGKGFQLGKDGTTSFIGGDDSISGGDGNDFLAGDFVLVDQLSAPFDPLDPNDWTFVNPYATLQGQAGDSKAQAAQAAINLAQLRLEFRAVGGDDELVGGRGNDTFYGGLGADTIDIGNDVTVGGVGVNGANEIWYMNGAFENAAVNGANVDNITGFNVNNDKFVFAAGANNFLSGDATSGLAVQRVLNLQAGNTVFNLNDPILNASANNINDVFLAVNADNSVGASLSFSLLPGLPSLVEMQQINVSSGALAGREFLFINNGVAAVSSQDDFLVELTGISGTFGLDLTPNFEVREFYA comes from the coding sequence ATGACATCCTGGTTGGTGACTTGTTTGTCGGTGTTATTAATAACTAACGGCATCATCATCGATGGTGGTAAAGGATTCCAGCTTGGCAAAGACGGTACTACCAGTTTCATCGGTGGTGACGATTCTATTTCTGGTGGCGACGGCAATGATTTCTTAGCCGGTGACTTTGTCCTGGTAGACCAATTGTCAGCGCCATTTGATCCCTTGGATCCCAACGATTGGACATTTGTCAATCCCTACGCCACTCTCCAAGGCCAGGCGGGTGATAGTAAAGCTCAAGCTGCTCAAGCTGCTATCAATTTGGCTCAACTCCGCCTTGAGTTCCGTGCCGTTGGCGGCGATGACGAGCTCGTGGGTGGTCGTGGCAACGATACTTTCTATGGTGGTCTTGGTGCAGACACTATTGATATCGGTAATGATGTCACTGTCGGCGGTGTTGGCGTTAACGGTGCCAATGAAATCTGGTACATGAATGGTGCCTTTGAAAACGCAGCGGTCAATGGAGCCAACGTCGATAACATTACTGGTTTCAACGTAAACAACGACAAATTTGTCTTCGCGGCTGGAGCCAATAACTTCTTGTCTGGTGATGCTACATCCGGCCTTGCCGTCCAACGTGTCCTTAATTTACAGGCGGGGAATACGGTCTTCAATCTAAACGATCCGATCCTTAATGCCTCTGCTAATAACATCAACGATGTGTTCTTAGCTGTAAATGCAGACAACAGTGTCGGTGCGTCTCTCTCCTTCTCCTTGCTACCCGGCTTGCCTTCTCTGGTTGAGATGCAACAGATCAATGTCTCTTCTGGTGCTCTGGCTGGTCGCGAATTCCTGTTCATCAACAACGGTGTTGCGGCTGTCAGCTCCCAAGACGACTTCCTCGTAGAACTTACAGGTATTAGCGGTACCTTTGGTCTGGACTTGACTCCTAACTTCGAGGTTCGTGAGTTCTACGCCTAA